Sequence from the Ornithinimicrobium humiphilum genome:
CCCGTTTCCGGTCCTTCGGCTGCTGCGGCGTGCTCGACCCCGTCGGCGAGCTCGTCGACCTCGGCCTGCTCGCCCCCTGACCCCGGCGCCGCCTCCCGGCGCGCACCACACCCCACCGCGAAGGAGCCCCCCGTGACCGGACCCCTCGACCTGCCCGCCGACCACCCGTTCGGCCTGCACCACCTGCCCTACGGCGCGATCAGCACCCAGGGTGACGACGACGTGCGCCTGGCCGTCCGCGTCGGCGACCACGCCCTCGACCTGCGCGCCGCCTCGGCCGACACCCCGTGGGCGCAGACCCTGGGCACCCCGACGCTCAACGCCTTCCTCGAGCTGGGGCCGCAGGCCTGGGCCGACGTGCGCACCTGGCTGCAGGACGGGCTGTCCGACCCGGCGCGGCGCGGGGCGATGGCCGCCCACCTGCACCCGCTGGACACCGTCCACGCGCACCTCCCGCTGCAGGTGCGCGACTACGTCGACTTCTACGCCAGCGAGCACCACGCCACCAACGTCGGCCGGATCTTCCGCCCCGACGGCGAGCCGCTGACCCCCAACTGGAAGCACCTGCCGATCGGCTACCACGGCCGCTCCTCCACCGTCGTCGTCAGCGGCACCGACGTCGTGCGCCCCACCGGCCAGCGCAAGGGCAAGGAGGACCCCGCCCCGGTCTTCGGCCCCAGCGTGCGCCTCGACATCGAGGCCGAGCTCGGCTTCGTCGTCGGCCGAAGCACCCTGGTCGGCACCCGTGTCGACGTCGACGACGCGGCCGACCACCTCTTCGGCGTCGCCCTCTTCAACGACTGGTCCGCCCGCGACATCCAGGCCTGGGAGTACGTCCCCCTCGGACCCTTCCTCGGCAAGTCGTTCGCGTCCTCCCTCGCCGCCTGGATCACCCCGATGGCCGCCCTCGAGGCGGCCCGCGTGCCGCTGGGCGAGCAGCAGCCCGAGCCGCTGCCCTACCTGCGCGGCTCCGGGCCCGGGCTCTTCGGCCTCGACATCACGATGGAGGTCCGGCTCAACGGCACTGTCGTCTCACGACCGCCCTACCGGTCGATGTACTGGTCCCCCGCCCAGATGCTCGCCCACCTGACGGTCAACGGCGCCGCGCT
This genomic interval carries:
- the fahA gene encoding fumarylacetoacetase, coding for MTGPLDLPADHPFGLHHLPYGAISTQGDDDVRLAVRVGDHALDLRAASADTPWAQTLGTPTLNAFLELGPQAWADVRTWLQDGLSDPARRGAMAAHLHPLDTVHAHLPLQVRDYVDFYASEHHATNVGRIFRPDGEPLTPNWKHLPIGYHGRSSTVVVSGTDVVRPTGQRKGKEDPAPVFGPSVRLDIEAELGFVVGRSTLVGTRVDVDDAADHLFGVALFNDWSARDIQAWEYVPLGPFLGKSFASSLAAWITPMAALEAARVPLGEQQPEPLPYLRGSGPGLFGLDITMEVRLNGTVVSRPPYRSMYWSPAQMLAHLTVNGAALSSGDLFASGTVSGDDPATRGSLLELTWSGSQPLALPDGSTRTFLEDGDTVTITATAPGPDGTVVGLAEVSGTILPAR